A portion of the Malania oleifera isolate guangnan ecotype guangnan chromosome 3, ASM2987363v1, whole genome shotgun sequence genome contains these proteins:
- the LOC131152215 gene encoding U-box domain-containing protein 35 isoform X2, whose protein sequence is MAAPPRFPLDNGGAANFSSHTTAVGVDRDKNSQHAVRWAIEHLILPNHLLALVHVSGRHLQHHDGAPADHGHGHGHQLLSEADEIAIFGHYRGYCARKGIMVKEIVLEDHDPAKALLDYVNNNYISNVVVGASTRNALTRRFKNSDIAASLNKFAPDFCAVYVIAKGKVMTVKSAQRTAVNTATPPRQPYPACLSPHFSPDHHSESEDAARAHSASRGRKSIGSERVPNERASESMKMPVRERPKSTPTNLSLDNVDLTIRGPRSSTSRSSFSDDGDFTDPLNFGSLDMTTHNMNFSGTSDSSKDSSGSLTRELETEMRRLKLELKQTMDMYSTACKEAISAKKQARELSNWKMDEARRFEEARLAEEAALAIAEIEKAKCKAAIEAAEASQKLAEMEVQRRRYAELKAKRETDEKNRALNALAQNDVRYRKYTIDEIEAATENFVDSLKIGEGGYGPVYKGRLDHTEVAIKVLRPDAAQGRKQFQQEVEVLSCIRHPNMVLLLGACPEYGCLVYEYMNNGSLEDRLFQRGGSPPLPCKLRFKIAAEIATALLFLHQAKPEPLVHRDLKPANILLDRNYVSKISDVGLARLVPPSVANSVTQYHMTSAAGTFCYIDPEYQQTGMLGIKSDIYSLGIVLLQIITGRPPMALSHHVERAIDRGMFADILDPTVHDWPIEETLCFAKLALKCSELRKRDRPDLGTVILPEIKRIRDLGNEIDSTHGNGYMHCQGSYAHYSASQLRFSNSSEVLRRTSDGGTDRGSTSEESSSS, encoded by the exons ATGGCCGCGCCGCCGCGCTTTCCTCTGGACAACGGCGGAGCTGCCAACTTTTCTTCCCACACCACCGCCGTCGGCGTCGACAGAGACAAGAACAGCCAACACGCCGTCCGCTGGGCCATCGAACACCTGATTCTCCCCAATCATCTTCTCGCTCTGGTTCACGTCAGCGGCAGACACTTGCAACATC ATGATGGTGCTCCCGCTGACCATGGGCATGGGCATGGCCATCAACTGCTTTCTGAGGCTGATGAGATAGCAATATTTGGACACTACCGTGGATATTGCGCTCGCAAAGGG ATTATGGTGAAAGAGATTGTTCTTGAGGATCATGACCCTGCTAAAGCACTTTTGGACTATGTCAACAACAACTACATTTCCAATGTTGTGGTTGGTGCATCAACAAGGAATGCCCTCACAAG GAGGTTTAAGAACTCCGACATAGCAGCCAGTCTAAACAAATTTGCACCAGATTTCTGTGCTGTGTATGTCATTGCGAAGGGGAAAGTAATGACAGTCAAATCAGCCCAGCGCACTGCAGTTAACACGGCAACTCCACCAAGGCAGCCGTATCCAGCGTGCCTTTCCCCTCATTTTTCACCTGACCACCATTCCGAGTCGGAGGATGCAGCCAG AGCACACTCTGCAAGCAGAGGCAGGAAAAGTATAGGATCTGAGAGAGTGCCTAATGAGAGGGCCAGTGAAAGCATGAAAATGCCAGTAAGAGAGAGGCCCAAGAGCACACCAACCAATTTATCGTTGGATAATGTTGATCTTACTATCCGTGGCCCAAGAAGTTCAACTAGCCGCAGTTCCTTCTCTGATGATGGTGATTTTACTGATCCACTCAATTTTGGATCACTTGATATGACTACCCATAATATGAATTTCTCTGGCACATCGGACTCTTCCAAGGACTCTTCTGGATCATTGACA CGAGAGCTTGAAACCGAGATGAGAAGACTAAAACTTGAACTGAAGCAAACCATGGACATGTATAGCACAGCTTGCAAAGAAGCAATTTCAGCCAAGAAGCAG GCTAGAGAGCTAAGTAATTGGAAGATGGATGAAGCTCGTAGGTTTGAGGAAGCCAGGTTAGCTGAAGAGGCAGCTCTTGCCATTGCAGAGATTGAGAAGGCTAAGTGCAAGGCTGCCATTGAAGCTGCTGAGGCATCACAGAAGCTTGCTGAGATGGAAGTGCAGAGAAGAAGGTATGCAGAGTTGAAGGCGAAGCGAGAGACAGATGAGAAGAATCGGGCATTGAATGCTTTGGCACAAAATGATGTCCGCTATAGAAAATATACCATAGATGAGATTGAAGCAGCCACTGAAAATTTTGTCGATTCACTGAAAATTGGTGAAGGTGGATATGGACCTGTGTATAAAGGCAGACTTGATCACACTGAAGTTGCCATCAAAGTTCTAAGGCCTGATGCTGCACAAGGGAGAAAGCAATTCCAACAAGAG GTAGAGGTGCTCAGTTGCATTAGACACCCCAATATGGTACTCCTCCTGGGTGCTTGCCCAGAGTATGGATGTTTGGTGTATGAATACATGAACAATGGCAGCTTGGAGGATCGACTTTTTCAAAGAGGCGGGAGCCCTCCGCTTCCATGCAAACTCCGGTTCAAAATTGCAGCTGAGATTGCAACCGCGCTTCTATTCCTTCACCAGGCAAAGCCAGAGCCCCTTGTGCACCGGGACCTTAAGCCAGCTAATATCCTCTTAGACCGCAATTATGTAAGCAAAATCAGTGATGTTGGACTGGCACGATTAGTTCCACCTTCTGTAGCCAACAGTGTCACACAATATCACATGACTTCGGCAGCAGGGACATTTTGTTACATAGATCCTGAGTATCAACAAACTGGCATGCTGGGGATTAAATCAGATATATACTCACTGGGTATAGTGCTACTCCAAATTATCACTGGCAGGCCACCGATGGCTCTCAGCCATCATGTTGAGAGGGCCATTGATAGAGGAATGTTTGCAGACATTCTGGATCCAACAGTACACGACTGGCCCATTGAAGAAACTCTCTGTTTCGCAAAATTGGCACTGAAGTGTTCTGAGCTACGGAAGAGGGACAGGCCAGATCTTGGTACAGTTATACTTCCTGAGATCAAGCGGATACGTGACCTTGGAAACGAAATTGATTCAACTCATGGGAATGGGTATATGCATTGCCAAGGTTCATATGCTCACTACTCAGCTTCACAGTTaaggttttcaaattcaagtGAG GTCTTGAGAAGAACTAGCGATGGGGGAACTGATCGAGGATCTACATCAGAAGAAAGTAGCAGCAGTTGA
- the LOC131152215 gene encoding U-box domain-containing protein 35 isoform X1, protein MAAPPRFPLDNGGAANFSSHTTAVGVDRDKNSQHAVRWAIEHLILPNHLLALVHVSGRHLQHHDGAPADHGHGHGHQLLSEADEIAIFGHYRGYCARKGIMVKEIVLEDHDPAKALLDYVNNNYISNVVVGASTRNALTRRFKNSDIAASLNKFAPDFCAVYVIAKGKVMTVKSAQRTAVNTATPPRQPYPACLSPHFSPDHHSESEDAARAHSASRGRKSIGSERVPNERASESMKMPVRERPKSTPTNLSLDNVDLTIRGPRSSTSRSSFSDDGDFTDPLNFGSLDMTTHNMNFSGTSDSSKDSSGSLTRELETEMRRLKLELKQTMDMYSTACKEAISAKKQARELSNWKMDEARRFEEARLAEEAALAIAEIEKAKCKAAIEAAEASQKLAEMEVQRRRYAELKAKRETDEKNRALNALAQNDVRYRKYTIDEIEAATENFVDSLKIGEGGYGPVYKGRLDHTEVAIKVLRPDAAQGRKQFQQEVEVLSCIRHPNMVLLLGACPEYGCLVYEYMNNGSLEDRLFQRGGSPPLPCKLRFKIAAEIATALLFLHQAKPEPLVHRDLKPANILLDRNYVSKISDVGLARLVPPSVANSVTQYHMTSAAGTFCYIDPEYQQTGMLGIKSDIYSLGIVLLQIITGRPPMALSHHVERAIDRGMFADILDPTVHDWPIEETLCFAKLALKCSELRKRDRPDLGTVILPEIKRIRDLGNEIDSTHGNGYMHCQGSYAHYSASQLRFSNSSELDNQVLRRTSDGGTDRGSTSEESSSS, encoded by the exons ATGGCCGCGCCGCCGCGCTTTCCTCTGGACAACGGCGGAGCTGCCAACTTTTCTTCCCACACCACCGCCGTCGGCGTCGACAGAGACAAGAACAGCCAACACGCCGTCCGCTGGGCCATCGAACACCTGATTCTCCCCAATCATCTTCTCGCTCTGGTTCACGTCAGCGGCAGACACTTGCAACATC ATGATGGTGCTCCCGCTGACCATGGGCATGGGCATGGCCATCAACTGCTTTCTGAGGCTGATGAGATAGCAATATTTGGACACTACCGTGGATATTGCGCTCGCAAAGGG ATTATGGTGAAAGAGATTGTTCTTGAGGATCATGACCCTGCTAAAGCACTTTTGGACTATGTCAACAACAACTACATTTCCAATGTTGTGGTTGGTGCATCAACAAGGAATGCCCTCACAAG GAGGTTTAAGAACTCCGACATAGCAGCCAGTCTAAACAAATTTGCACCAGATTTCTGTGCTGTGTATGTCATTGCGAAGGGGAAAGTAATGACAGTCAAATCAGCCCAGCGCACTGCAGTTAACACGGCAACTCCACCAAGGCAGCCGTATCCAGCGTGCCTTTCCCCTCATTTTTCACCTGACCACCATTCCGAGTCGGAGGATGCAGCCAG AGCACACTCTGCAAGCAGAGGCAGGAAAAGTATAGGATCTGAGAGAGTGCCTAATGAGAGGGCCAGTGAAAGCATGAAAATGCCAGTAAGAGAGAGGCCCAAGAGCACACCAACCAATTTATCGTTGGATAATGTTGATCTTACTATCCGTGGCCCAAGAAGTTCAACTAGCCGCAGTTCCTTCTCTGATGATGGTGATTTTACTGATCCACTCAATTTTGGATCACTTGATATGACTACCCATAATATGAATTTCTCTGGCACATCGGACTCTTCCAAGGACTCTTCTGGATCATTGACA CGAGAGCTTGAAACCGAGATGAGAAGACTAAAACTTGAACTGAAGCAAACCATGGACATGTATAGCACAGCTTGCAAAGAAGCAATTTCAGCCAAGAAGCAG GCTAGAGAGCTAAGTAATTGGAAGATGGATGAAGCTCGTAGGTTTGAGGAAGCCAGGTTAGCTGAAGAGGCAGCTCTTGCCATTGCAGAGATTGAGAAGGCTAAGTGCAAGGCTGCCATTGAAGCTGCTGAGGCATCACAGAAGCTTGCTGAGATGGAAGTGCAGAGAAGAAGGTATGCAGAGTTGAAGGCGAAGCGAGAGACAGATGAGAAGAATCGGGCATTGAATGCTTTGGCACAAAATGATGTCCGCTATAGAAAATATACCATAGATGAGATTGAAGCAGCCACTGAAAATTTTGTCGATTCACTGAAAATTGGTGAAGGTGGATATGGACCTGTGTATAAAGGCAGACTTGATCACACTGAAGTTGCCATCAAAGTTCTAAGGCCTGATGCTGCACAAGGGAGAAAGCAATTCCAACAAGAG GTAGAGGTGCTCAGTTGCATTAGACACCCCAATATGGTACTCCTCCTGGGTGCTTGCCCAGAGTATGGATGTTTGGTGTATGAATACATGAACAATGGCAGCTTGGAGGATCGACTTTTTCAAAGAGGCGGGAGCCCTCCGCTTCCATGCAAACTCCGGTTCAAAATTGCAGCTGAGATTGCAACCGCGCTTCTATTCCTTCACCAGGCAAAGCCAGAGCCCCTTGTGCACCGGGACCTTAAGCCAGCTAATATCCTCTTAGACCGCAATTATGTAAGCAAAATCAGTGATGTTGGACTGGCACGATTAGTTCCACCTTCTGTAGCCAACAGTGTCACACAATATCACATGACTTCGGCAGCAGGGACATTTTGTTACATAGATCCTGAGTATCAACAAACTGGCATGCTGGGGATTAAATCAGATATATACTCACTGGGTATAGTGCTACTCCAAATTATCACTGGCAGGCCACCGATGGCTCTCAGCCATCATGTTGAGAGGGCCATTGATAGAGGAATGTTTGCAGACATTCTGGATCCAACAGTACACGACTGGCCCATTGAAGAAACTCTCTGTTTCGCAAAATTGGCACTGAAGTGTTCTGAGCTACGGAAGAGGGACAGGCCAGATCTTGGTACAGTTATACTTCCTGAGATCAAGCGGATACGTGACCTTGGAAACGAAATTGATTCAACTCATGGGAATGGGTATATGCATTGCCAAGGTTCATATGCTCACTACTCAGCTTCACAGTTaaggttttcaaattcaagtGAG CTTGATAATCAGGTCTTGAGAAGAACTAGCGATGGGGGAACTGATCGAGGATCTACATCAGAAGAAAGTAGCAGCAGTTGA
- the LOC131152215 gene encoding U-box domain-containing protein 35 isoform X3, protein MVKEIVLEDHDPAKALLDYVNNNYISNVVVGASTRNALTRRFKNSDIAASLNKFAPDFCAVYVIAKGKVMTVKSAQRTAVNTATPPRQPYPACLSPHFSPDHHSESEDAARAHSASRGRKSIGSERVPNERASESMKMPVRERPKSTPTNLSLDNVDLTIRGPRSSTSRSSFSDDGDFTDPLNFGSLDMTTHNMNFSGTSDSSKDSSGSLTRELETEMRRLKLELKQTMDMYSTACKEAISAKKQARELSNWKMDEARRFEEARLAEEAALAIAEIEKAKCKAAIEAAEASQKLAEMEVQRRRYAELKAKRETDEKNRALNALAQNDVRYRKYTIDEIEAATENFVDSLKIGEGGYGPVYKGRLDHTEVAIKVLRPDAAQGRKQFQQEVEVLSCIRHPNMVLLLGACPEYGCLVYEYMNNGSLEDRLFQRGGSPPLPCKLRFKIAAEIATALLFLHQAKPEPLVHRDLKPANILLDRNYVSKISDVGLARLVPPSVANSVTQYHMTSAAGTFCYIDPEYQQTGMLGIKSDIYSLGIVLLQIITGRPPMALSHHVERAIDRGMFADILDPTVHDWPIEETLCFAKLALKCSELRKRDRPDLGTVILPEIKRIRDLGNEIDSTHGNGYMHCQGSYAHYSASQLRFSNSSELDNQVLRRTSDGGTDRGSTSEESSSS, encoded by the exons ATGGTGAAAGAGATTGTTCTTGAGGATCATGACCCTGCTAAAGCACTTTTGGACTATGTCAACAACAACTACATTTCCAATGTTGTGGTTGGTGCATCAACAAGGAATGCCCTCACAAG GAGGTTTAAGAACTCCGACATAGCAGCCAGTCTAAACAAATTTGCACCAGATTTCTGTGCTGTGTATGTCATTGCGAAGGGGAAAGTAATGACAGTCAAATCAGCCCAGCGCACTGCAGTTAACACGGCAACTCCACCAAGGCAGCCGTATCCAGCGTGCCTTTCCCCTCATTTTTCACCTGACCACCATTCCGAGTCGGAGGATGCAGCCAG AGCACACTCTGCAAGCAGAGGCAGGAAAAGTATAGGATCTGAGAGAGTGCCTAATGAGAGGGCCAGTGAAAGCATGAAAATGCCAGTAAGAGAGAGGCCCAAGAGCACACCAACCAATTTATCGTTGGATAATGTTGATCTTACTATCCGTGGCCCAAGAAGTTCAACTAGCCGCAGTTCCTTCTCTGATGATGGTGATTTTACTGATCCACTCAATTTTGGATCACTTGATATGACTACCCATAATATGAATTTCTCTGGCACATCGGACTCTTCCAAGGACTCTTCTGGATCATTGACA CGAGAGCTTGAAACCGAGATGAGAAGACTAAAACTTGAACTGAAGCAAACCATGGACATGTATAGCACAGCTTGCAAAGAAGCAATTTCAGCCAAGAAGCAG GCTAGAGAGCTAAGTAATTGGAAGATGGATGAAGCTCGTAGGTTTGAGGAAGCCAGGTTAGCTGAAGAGGCAGCTCTTGCCATTGCAGAGATTGAGAAGGCTAAGTGCAAGGCTGCCATTGAAGCTGCTGAGGCATCACAGAAGCTTGCTGAGATGGAAGTGCAGAGAAGAAGGTATGCAGAGTTGAAGGCGAAGCGAGAGACAGATGAGAAGAATCGGGCATTGAATGCTTTGGCACAAAATGATGTCCGCTATAGAAAATATACCATAGATGAGATTGAAGCAGCCACTGAAAATTTTGTCGATTCACTGAAAATTGGTGAAGGTGGATATGGACCTGTGTATAAAGGCAGACTTGATCACACTGAAGTTGCCATCAAAGTTCTAAGGCCTGATGCTGCACAAGGGAGAAAGCAATTCCAACAAGAG GTAGAGGTGCTCAGTTGCATTAGACACCCCAATATGGTACTCCTCCTGGGTGCTTGCCCAGAGTATGGATGTTTGGTGTATGAATACATGAACAATGGCAGCTTGGAGGATCGACTTTTTCAAAGAGGCGGGAGCCCTCCGCTTCCATGCAAACTCCGGTTCAAAATTGCAGCTGAGATTGCAACCGCGCTTCTATTCCTTCACCAGGCAAAGCCAGAGCCCCTTGTGCACCGGGACCTTAAGCCAGCTAATATCCTCTTAGACCGCAATTATGTAAGCAAAATCAGTGATGTTGGACTGGCACGATTAGTTCCACCTTCTGTAGCCAACAGTGTCACACAATATCACATGACTTCGGCAGCAGGGACATTTTGTTACATAGATCCTGAGTATCAACAAACTGGCATGCTGGGGATTAAATCAGATATATACTCACTGGGTATAGTGCTACTCCAAATTATCACTGGCAGGCCACCGATGGCTCTCAGCCATCATGTTGAGAGGGCCATTGATAGAGGAATGTTTGCAGACATTCTGGATCCAACAGTACACGACTGGCCCATTGAAGAAACTCTCTGTTTCGCAAAATTGGCACTGAAGTGTTCTGAGCTACGGAAGAGGGACAGGCCAGATCTTGGTACAGTTATACTTCCTGAGATCAAGCGGATACGTGACCTTGGAAACGAAATTGATTCAACTCATGGGAATGGGTATATGCATTGCCAAGGTTCATATGCTCACTACTCAGCTTCACAGTTaaggttttcaaattcaagtGAG CTTGATAATCAGGTCTTGAGAAGAACTAGCGATGGGGGAACTGATCGAGGATCTACATCAGAAGAAAGTAGCAGCAGTTGA